In the bacterium genome, ACAACTGGTTTCATATCAATACACATCGAATTGATAGTGAAATCTCTTCTTGCTAAATCTTCTTCTAAACGAATTCCGAATTCAACTTTAGCAGGCCATCGACCTGAAGCATAATCTTCTTCCTTTCTATAAGTCGTGATTTCGACTGTATGATTTTCACCAAATTTATCTTGAACAATAGCAGCAATTGTTCCAAATCTTTCATTTATTTGGACTGATTTTGGAAATGATTCAAGTTTTTGAATTTCAGTTGGAAGTGCATTTGTAGTAAAGTCTATATCATATTGAGTTATTCCAAGTAAATTGTCACGAACACTACCTCCAACTAAGTAACAATCAAATCCCTCGTTAATCAAAATTCTTGCGACCTTCAAAGCATAAGTTGGTATTTTTGTTGCATCAAATTTTTGGTTCATATATTAGTATAATGTGACTAGTACGCAAGTGTATTTTAACAAAAATTCAATAGATAATTTACAATATTACTGTATAATTCCAAATTATTATCTACTTAAACTATATTTAAATGAACTTTTTTCGTTATTATAAAACCTATAGGTTATTCGCTCAAAAAAATAAATCTATTTACTACTTTTCATTTGTAATGGTTTTTCTTTTTTCAGCTGTACTAAATTTATCAACTTTTACTGTTGGACAACTAATCAATGAGTTTAAGCTCGGAGATATAAATTTGTTTCGCAATATTGGATTAATTGCATTGACTTTAGTTTTACCTAGCATTTTTGAACCCATACTTTTTACCTTAAGAAATAAATTATATGTCAATGTATATACAGATGTTTTAAAAAATGTATACTCCAAAACTTTGTTACAAGATTACGACTACCATACAAAGAGATCTTCAGGCAAATTAATAAATATTATTTTGAAATCAGATACAATAGTCGACATTTATTTATATTCGTTTGAATTGATCTTATTTATGGGTATTATTGAAACTTTAGTAATTATTACTTTTATCGCAATTGTGTCGCCTAAGCTTATTATACCTATAATTATTACACAATGTATTTTGATTTATCCTGAAGTATATTCAATTACAAGAAGTGTACGATTAAGGAGATCAGCCAAAAATGACGAACATGAGGTAGCTATTTATGTGTCTGACATTTTAAACAGCTACGAAAATGTGAGATCGTTTAGAAAAGAGAATTTTGAAATTAATCGTTTCTTTGAAATTGCAAATAGACTAAATAAGTCAGTCTATTCATATATGCAAGGATTTAGGTTGATGGATGTGGTTATGGCAATCAATCAAATTTTGACCGTTTTGCTTACTGCATCAGTAGCTATTAAGCTTTATACTTTAGGAGAAATTACATTTGCAAATTTAATAGTTGTTATTTCTTTTTTACTTACTCTCAAAAATAAGGTTTCCAGTGTTCTATTGGCAATCCGTAATACCTTCAAAGATATAAGTCGCTTAGAAGATACCATTGACTTGCTAAATTTACCAGAATCTGTAGTAAAAATTGGAAACCAAACTATCGATTTAGAAAAACCTATTGATATAAAGTTTGAAAATATTTCTTTTGAATATAATTCAAATAAGCCTATTATCAATAATTTAAGTCTAGAGATAAAACATAAAGAAGATATTGCTTTTGTAGGACCATCTGGTGGAGGTAAAACAACATTAGTCAAATTGCTACTACGATACTACCTAGTTGATAGTGGAAGAATTTTGATAAATGATATAGACATAAAGGATCTGAAAGAGGAAACTCTACAAATGATATTTGCTGTTGTACCTCAAGATCCTGTTATGTTTAATCAGTCACTACTTTACAATATTGGTTATGGACTAGATGTTGACCCAACTCAACTAGAAAATCATATGGCTAGCATTGTCGAAGTTTGTAAGAAGGCTCAAATTTATGATTTTATCATGTCACTTCCTGAAGGTTTTGATACGAAAGTAGGAGAGCGTGGAATCAAGCTATCTGGAGGTCAAAGACAAAGAGTAGCGATTGCAAGAACATTACTCAAAGATCCAAAAGTAATAATATTTGATGAAGCAACATCTATGCTTGATTCCGAAAGCGAGCATGCAATCCAATTAGCAATCTCCGAAATAGCAAGAGAAAAAACAATGATTTTCATAGCCCATAGACTTTCAACGATTAGACATTGCGACAAAATATTTGTAATAGATAGTGGAGAATTGATAGAGAGTGGAACACATAAAGAATTACTTGCTGGAAATGGGATCTATAATAAGATATGGAATATACAAAGTGGAGGGTTTATCAATTTCAAGTAACGAACAATAATTTATAATTTTTATTTTTTCCTCTTTTTAGACCATATTTATTGCATTATAATTACCTTTATTTGTA is a window encoding:
- a CDS encoding ABC transporter ATP-binding protein — protein: MNFFRYYKTYRLFAQKNKSIYYFSFVMVFLFSAVLNLSTFTVGQLINEFKLGDINLFRNIGLIALTLVLPSIFEPILFTLRNKLYVNVYTDVLKNVYSKTLLQDYDYHTKRSSGKLINIILKSDTIVDIYLYSFELILFMGIIETLVIITFIAIVSPKLIIPIIITQCILIYPEVYSITRSVRLRRSAKNDEHEVAIYVSDILNSYENVRSFRKENFEINRFFEIANRLNKSVYSYMQGFRLMDVVMAINQILTVLLTASVAIKLYTLGEITFANLIVVISFLLTLKNKVSSVLLAIRNTFKDISRLEDTIDLLNLPESVVKIGNQTIDLEKPIDIKFENISFEYNSNKPIINNLSLEIKHKEDIAFVGPSGGGKTTLVKLLLRYYLVDSGRILINDIDIKDLKEETLQMIFAVVPQDPVMFNQSLLYNIGYGLDVDPTQLENHMASIVEVCKKAQIYDFIMSLPEGFDTKVGERGIKLSGGQRQRVAIARTLLKDPKVIIFDEATSMLDSESEHAIQLAISEIAREKTMIFIAHRLSTIRHCDKIFVIDSGELIESGTHKELLAGNGIYNKIWNIQSGGFINFK